The following coding sequences lie in one Arachis hypogaea cultivar Tifrunner chromosome 4, arahy.Tifrunner.gnm2.J5K5, whole genome shotgun sequence genomic window:
- the LOC140184020 gene encoding secreted RxLR effector protein 161-like, with translation MENPTETHMKAAKRILRYLRGTLEYGMFYSALDEFKLMGYCDSDYAGDIDDRKSTTGFIFFLGNNAISWCSKKQPIVTLSTCEAEYVTATACACHAIWLKILLKELHFEQAESTKIMMDNKSAIVLAKC, from the coding sequence ATGGAAAATCCAACAGAAACCCACATGAAGGCAGCCAAGAGAATTCTTCGCTATCTTAGAGGCACTCTTGAGTATGGCATGTTTTATTCAGCTTTAGATGAATTCAAATTAATGGGTTATTGTGATAGTGATTATGCTGGGGATATTGACGACAGGAAGAGTACTactggctttattttctttttagggAATAATGCAATTTCTTGGTGTTCAAAGAAACAACCTATAGTCACTCTTTCAACTTGTGAAGCTGAATATGTTACTGCCACTGCCTGTGCATGTCATGCAATTTGGCTGAAGATACTACTGAAGGAACTTCATTTTGAGCAAGCTGAATCCACCAAGATCATGATGGACAATAAGTCAGCGATTGTCCTAGCAAagtgttag
- the LOC112795979 gene encoding zinc finger BED domain-containing protein RICESLEEPER 2-like isoform X4, translating to MGHSLTRDCSAGLGSSSGAAESKMTENSNIEAAGMSASTQPSSPLSGVRKDRSAVWDHFDVENDTEKKAKCKYCGSLIQYWNGTSSMGGHLRRCKQNPNNDSNKRKITTTPTIDEHGALNSPSASKFDQEEAQRALVEMFIGEELPFRFVESPKFRRFVHALQATFKVPSQTTLARDIGALNAEEKMKLQDFLSANCGREQKSSGKDVHGTASKSNASAKGSAPPPPSSSSSKAWDFHFSFWTCE from the exons ATGGGTCACAGCCTCACACG GGATTGCTCAGCAGGGTTGGGATCCTCTTCGGGTGCTGCTGAG AGCAAGATGACTGAAAACAGTAATATTGAAGCAGCAGGGATGTCCGCTAGCACTCAACCATCTTCTCCACTGTCAGGTGTTCGTAAGGATCGGTCAGCTGTCTGGGATCATTTTGATGTAGAGAATGATACCGAGAAGAAGGCTAAATGCAAATATTGTGGTAGCTTAATACAATATTGGAATGGAACCAGCTCAATGGGTGGTCATTTGAGAAGATGCAAGCAAAATCCTAATAATGATtcgaacaaaagaaaaataacgacCACACCGACTATAGATGAGCATGGTGCTTTAAATTCACCCAGTGCTTCCAAATTTGACCAAGAGGAGGCTCAAAGGGCACTTGTGGAAATGTTTATTGGGGAAGAGCTACCATTTCGCTTCGTTGAAAGCCCGAAATTCCGAAGATTTGTGCATGCCCTACAAGCAACATTCAAAGTTCCTTCACAGACTACATTAGCACGTGACATTGGAGCTCTTAATGCTGAAGAGAAGATGAAGTTGCAAGATTTTCTCTCGGCAAATTGTGGTAGA GAACAAAAGTCATCCGGTAAAGATGTACACGGGACTGCTTCTAAAAGTAATGCATCTGCAAAAGGTTCGGCCCCACCACcgccatcatcatcatcgtcaaaaGCCTGGGACTTCCACTTCAGCTTCTGGACCTGTGAGTGA
- the LOC112795979 gene encoding zinc finger BED domain-containing protein RICESLEEPER 2-like isoform X3: protein MGHSLTRDCSAGLGSSSGAAEQTDSRRQGIRESKMTENSNIEAAGMSASTQPSSPLSGVRKDRSAVWDHFDVENDTEKKAKCKYCGSLIQYWNGTSSMGGHLRRCKQNPNNDSNKRKITTTPTIDEHGALNSPSASKFDQEEAQRALVEMFIGEELPFRFVESPKFRRFVHALQATFKVPSQTTLARDIGALNAEEKMKLQDFLSANCGREQKSSGKDVHGTASKSNASAKGSAPPPPSSSSSKAWDFHFSFWTCE, encoded by the exons ATGGGTCACAGCCTCACACG GGATTGCTCAGCAGGGTTGGGATCCTCTTCGGGTGCTGCTGAG CAAACGGATTCAAGAAGGCAGGGTATTAGAGAG AGCAAGATGACTGAAAACAGTAATATTGAAGCAGCAGGGATGTCCGCTAGCACTCAACCATCTTCTCCACTGTCAGGTGTTCGTAAGGATCGGTCAGCTGTCTGGGATCATTTTGATGTAGAGAATGATACCGAGAAGAAGGCTAAATGCAAATATTGTGGTAGCTTAATACAATATTGGAATGGAACCAGCTCAATGGGTGGTCATTTGAGAAGATGCAAGCAAAATCCTAATAATGATtcgaacaaaagaaaaataacgacCACACCGACTATAGATGAGCATGGTGCTTTAAATTCACCCAGTGCTTCCAAATTTGACCAAGAGGAGGCTCAAAGGGCACTTGTGGAAATGTTTATTGGGGAAGAGCTACCATTTCGCTTCGTTGAAAGCCCGAAATTCCGAAGATTTGTGCATGCCCTACAAGCAACATTCAAAGTTCCTTCACAGACTACATTAGCACGTGACATTGGAGCTCTTAATGCTGAAGAGAAGATGAAGTTGCAAGATTTTCTCTCGGCAAATTGTGGTAGA GAACAAAAGTCATCCGGTAAAGATGTACACGGGACTGCTTCTAAAAGTAATGCATCTGCAAAAGGTTCGGCCCCACCACcgccatcatcatcatcgtcaaaaGCCTGGGACTTCCACTTCAGCTTCTGGACCTGTGAGTGA
- the LOC112795979 gene encoding zinc finger BED domain-containing protein RICESLEEPER 2-like isoform X5: MTENSNIEAAGMSASTQPSSPLSGVRKDRSAVWDHFDVENDTEKKAKCKYCGSLIQYWNGTSSMGGHLRRCKQNPNNDSNKRKITTTPTIDEHGALNSPSASKFDQEEAQRALVEMFIGEELPFRFVESPKFRRFVHALQATFKVPSQTTLARDIGALNAEEKMKLQDFLSANCGREQKSSGKDVHGTASKSNASAKGSAPPPPSSSSSKAWDFHFSFWTCE, encoded by the exons ATGACTGAAAACAGTAATATTGAAGCAGCAGGGATGTCCGCTAGCACTCAACCATCTTCTCCACTGTCAGGTGTTCGTAAGGATCGGTCAGCTGTCTGGGATCATTTTGATGTAGAGAATGATACCGAGAAGAAGGCTAAATGCAAATATTGTGGTAGCTTAATACAATATTGGAATGGAACCAGCTCAATGGGTGGTCATTTGAGAAGATGCAAGCAAAATCCTAATAATGATtcgaacaaaagaaaaataacgacCACACCGACTATAGATGAGCATGGTGCTTTAAATTCACCCAGTGCTTCCAAATTTGACCAAGAGGAGGCTCAAAGGGCACTTGTGGAAATGTTTATTGGGGAAGAGCTACCATTTCGCTTCGTTGAAAGCCCGAAATTCCGAAGATTTGTGCATGCCCTACAAGCAACATTCAAAGTTCCTTCACAGACTACATTAGCACGTGACATTGGAGCTCTTAATGCTGAAGAGAAGATGAAGTTGCAAGATTTTCTCTCGGCAAATTGTGGTAGA GAACAAAAGTCATCCGGTAAAGATGTACACGGGACTGCTTCTAAAAGTAATGCATCTGCAAAAGGTTCGGCCCCACCACcgccatcatcatcatcgtcaaaaGCCTGGGACTTCCACTTCAGCTTCTGGACCTGTGAGTGA
- the LOC112795979 gene encoding zinc finger BED domain-containing protein RICESLEEPER 2-like isoform X2 → MGHSLTRDCSAGLGSSSGAAESKMTENSNIEAAGMSASTQPSSPLSGVRKDRSAVWDHFDVENDTEKKAKCKYCGSLIQYWNGTSSMGGHLRRCKQNPNNDSNKRKITTTPTIDEHGALNSPSASKFDQEEAQRALVEMFIGEELPFRFVESPKFRRFVHALQATFKVPSQTTLARDIGALNAEEKMKLQDFLSANCGRVCLTTNTWTSIQNFTYMSLTAHFVDLDWKLHKKIVNICQIFFPGFLKCIVKYFFPVLGLQEELRITTIELSLLSY, encoded by the exons ATGGGTCACAGCCTCACACG GGATTGCTCAGCAGGGTTGGGATCCTCTTCGGGTGCTGCTGAG AGCAAGATGACTGAAAACAGTAATATTGAAGCAGCAGGGATGTCCGCTAGCACTCAACCATCTTCTCCACTGTCAGGTGTTCGTAAGGATCGGTCAGCTGTCTGGGATCATTTTGATGTAGAGAATGATACCGAGAAGAAGGCTAAATGCAAATATTGTGGTAGCTTAATACAATATTGGAATGGAACCAGCTCAATGGGTGGTCATTTGAGAAGATGCAAGCAAAATCCTAATAATGATtcgaacaaaagaaaaataacgacCACACCGACTATAGATGAGCATGGTGCTTTAAATTCACCCAGTGCTTCCAAATTTGACCAAGAGGAGGCTCAAAGGGCACTTGTGGAAATGTTTATTGGGGAAGAGCTACCATTTCGCTTCGTTGAAAGCCCGAAATTCCGAAGATTTGTGCATGCCCTACAAGCAACATTCAAAGTTCCTTCACAGACTACATTAGCACGTGACATTGGAGCTCTTAATGCTGAAGAGAAGATGAAGTTGCAAGATTTTCTCTCGGCAAATTGTGGTAGAGTATGTCTAACCACTAACACTTggacttcaattcaaaattttacttaTATGAGTTTGACAGCACACTTTGTTGATTTGGATtggaaattacataaaaaaatagttaatatttgtcaaatattttttcccggatttttgaAATGTATTGTCAAATATTTTTTTCCGGTTCTTGGATTACAAGAGGAACTTAGGATTACTACTATCGAACTTTCTTTGTTATCTTATTGA
- the LOC112795979 gene encoding zinc finger BED domain-containing protein RICESLEEPER 2-like isoform X1, with protein MGHSLTRDCSAGLGSSSGAAEQTDSRRQGIRESKMTENSNIEAAGMSASTQPSSPLSGVRKDRSAVWDHFDVENDTEKKAKCKYCGSLIQYWNGTSSMGGHLRRCKQNPNNDSNKRKITTTPTIDEHGALNSPSASKFDQEEAQRALVEMFIGEELPFRFVESPKFRRFVHALQATFKVPSQTTLARDIGALNAEEKMKLQDFLSANCGRVCLTTNTWTSIQNFTYMSLTAHFVDLDWKLHKKIVNICQIFFPGFLKCIVKYFFPVLGLQEELRITTIELSLLSY; from the exons ATGGGTCACAGCCTCACACG GGATTGCTCAGCAGGGTTGGGATCCTCTTCGGGTGCTGCTGAG CAAACGGATTCAAGAAGGCAGGGTATTAGAGAG AGCAAGATGACTGAAAACAGTAATATTGAAGCAGCAGGGATGTCCGCTAGCACTCAACCATCTTCTCCACTGTCAGGTGTTCGTAAGGATCGGTCAGCTGTCTGGGATCATTTTGATGTAGAGAATGATACCGAGAAGAAGGCTAAATGCAAATATTGTGGTAGCTTAATACAATATTGGAATGGAACCAGCTCAATGGGTGGTCATTTGAGAAGATGCAAGCAAAATCCTAATAATGATtcgaacaaaagaaaaataacgacCACACCGACTATAGATGAGCATGGTGCTTTAAATTCACCCAGTGCTTCCAAATTTGACCAAGAGGAGGCTCAAAGGGCACTTGTGGAAATGTTTATTGGGGAAGAGCTACCATTTCGCTTCGTTGAAAGCCCGAAATTCCGAAGATTTGTGCATGCCCTACAAGCAACATTCAAAGTTCCTTCACAGACTACATTAGCACGTGACATTGGAGCTCTTAATGCTGAAGAGAAGATGAAGTTGCAAGATTTTCTCTCGGCAAATTGTGGTAGAGTATGTCTAACCACTAACACTTggacttcaattcaaaattttacttaTATGAGTTTGACAGCACACTTTGTTGATTTGGATtggaaattacataaaaaaatagttaatatttgtcaaatattttttcccggatttttgaAATGTATTGTCAAATATTTTTTTCCGGTTCTTGGATTACAAGAGGAACTTAGGATTACTACTATCGAACTTTCTTTGTTATCTTATTGA
- the LOC112795982 gene encoding E3 ubiquitin-protein ligase UPL5-like, which yields MHSQVYYVFLFAASKVDPLHLKYFSFAGRVIALALMHKVQVGIVFDRLFFKQLAGKSVTLEDIQAADPYLYSSCKQILEMDADFIDSDALGLTFVREVDELGHRKVVELCFGGKNLVVNSKNREKYVSLLIQNYFETSISEQVSHFAKGFGDILSNSRQQPFFFKSLELEDLDWMLHGSESTISVEDWKAHTEYNGYKETDCQISWFWEIVGRMPAEQRKILLFFWTSVKYLPVEGFRGLASRLYIYRSMETEDRLPSSHTCFYRLCFPPYSSKAVMQDRLRTITQGHIGCSFGTW from the exons ATGCATAGCCAAGTTTACTATGTCTTCTTGTTTGCAGCATCTAAGGTAGATCCTCTGCATCTAAAGTACTTCAGTTTTGCTGGTCGTGTTATTGCATTAGCTTTAATGCATAAGGTGCAAGTGGGTATTGTTTTTGACCGTTTGTTTTTCAAGCAATTGGCTGGAAAGTCTGTTACTTTAGAAGATATACAGGCGGCAGATCCTTACTTGTACAGTAGTTGCAAGCAAATATTGGAGATGGATGCTGATTTCATTGATTCAGATGCTTTAGGACTGACGTTTGTGAGAGAGGTAGATGAATTAGGACACAGGAAAGTGGTTGAACTTTGCTTTGGTGGGAAAAACCTTGTAGTGAATAGTAAGAACAGGGAGAAGTATGTTTCTCTTCTCATTCAAAATTATTTTGAGACATCGATATCTGAGCAGGTATCACATTTTGCCAAGGGTTTTGGTGATATCCTTTCTAACTCAAGGCAACAGCCGTTCTTCTTTAAAAGTTTAGAGCTTGAAGACCTTGATTGGATGCTCCATGGGAGCGAAAGTACTATTTCTGTCGAAGATTGGAAGGCGCATACTGAGTATAATGGCTATAAAGAGACTGACTGTCAAATATCATGGTTTTGGGAG ATTGTTGGTAGAATGCCAGCAGAACAAAGGAAGATTCTTCTGTTCTTTTGGACATCCGTGAAATATCTGCCAGTTGAAGGTTTCCGTGGTTTAGCTTCCCGTCTATACATTTACAGGTCTATGGAAACTGAAGACCGCCTTCCTTCATCGCACACATGCTTTTACAGGCTGTGTTTCCCGCCATATTCATCCAAGGCTGTCATGCAAGATCGCCTTAGAACCATCACTCAAGGACACATCGGTTGCAGTTTCGGTACCTGGTGA
- the LOC112795983 gene encoding phosphatidate cytidylyltransferase 1 has product MQKDTSTSAPSSTGAKIRHRKRSTEAVPEVTKANGGQLLVDDKSKYKSMLIRAYSSIWMIGGFALIIYMGHLYITAMVVVIQIFMAKELFNLLRRAHEDRQLPGFRLLNWHFFFTAMLFVYGRILSPRLVNTVTSDMVLYRLVSSLIKYHMVICYALYISGFMWFILTLKKKMYKYQFGQYAWTHMILIVVFGQSSFTVASIFEGIFWFLLPATLIVINDIAAYIFGFFFGRTPLIKLSPKKTWEGFIGASISTIISAFLLANVMGRSKWLTCPRKDLTTGWLDCDPGPLFKPEPYSLSGWIPHWFPWQEITILPVQGHALCLGLFASIIAPFGGFFASGFKRAFKIKDFGDSIPGHGGITDRMDCQMVMAVFAYIYHQSFVVPQNLLVEMILDQIFMNLSFDEQQALYRRLGEILQQGFQSHS; this is encoded by the exons ATGCAGAAGGATACTAGTACCAGTGCCCCGTCATCTACTGGTGCCAAGATTAGGCACCGAAAACGCTCAACTGAG GCTGTTCCGGAAGTTACCAAAGCAAATGGAGGCCAGTTGCTTGTTGATGACAAAAGCAAATACAAGTCCATGTTAATTCGTGCATACTCATCCATTTGGATGATTGGTGGCTTTGCATTAATCATCTATATGGGTCACCTTTATATTACAGCAATGGTGGTTGTTATTCAAATCTTCATGGCAAAAGAGCTTTTCAATCTACTCAGGAGAGCACATGAAGATAGGCAACTTCCAGGATTTAGGCTATTAAATTG GCATTTTTTCTTCACCGCGATGTTATTTGTTTATGGACGTATTCTTAGTCCACGCCTCGTTAACACAGTAACTTCAGACATGGTATTATATCGGCTAGTGAGCAGTCTTATAAAGTATCATATGGTTATCTGCTATGCCCTTTATATTTCAG GATTTATGTGGTTCATTCTcacattaaagaagaagatgtaCAAGTACCAATTTGGCCAGTATGCTTGGACTCACATGATTCTAATTGTTGTATTTGGGCAGTCCTCCTTCACTGTGGCAAGCATTTTCGAAGGGATTTTCTG gtttcttcttcctgcaacactTATCGTCATTAATGACATTGCTGCTTATATTTTTGGTTTCTTCTTTGGAAGAACTCCTTTGATCAAGTTATCTCCAAAGAAAACTTGGGAGGGGTTTATTGGGGCTTCAATTTCAACTATCATCTCTGCATTTCTG CTTGCTAACGTCATGGGTCGATCTAAGTGGCTAACATGTCCAAGGAAG GACTTGACAACTGGTTGGCTTGATTGTGATCCTGGCCCACTGTTTAAGCCAGAACCTTACTCCTTATCGGGATGGATTCCACACTGG TTTCCTTGGCAAGAGATAACAATCCTGCCAGTTCAAGGGCATGCTCTATGTCTTGGTTTGTTTGCTTCGATTATTGCACCTTTTGGAGGCTTCTTTGCAAGTGGCTTCAAAAGGGCTTTTAAAATAAAG GACTTTGGTGACAGTATTCCGGGACACGGGGGAATTACTGACAGAATGGACTGCCAG ATGGTAATGGCCGTGTTTGCCTATATATATCATCAGTCATTTGTTGTGCCGCAAAATTTATTAGTTGAAATGATCCTGGATCAG ATATTCATGAACCTATCATTCGATGAACAACAAGCTCTATACAGGAGGCTGGGGGAAATATTGCAACAAGGGTTTCAAAGCCATTCTTAG
- the LOC140184022 gene encoding secreted RxLR effector protein 161-like codes for MENPTETHMKAAKRILRYLRGTLEYGMFYSALDEFKLMGYCDSDYAGDIDDRKSTTGFIFFLGNNAISWCSKKQPIVTLSTCEAEYVTATACACHAIWLKILLKELHFEQAESTKIMMDNKSTIVLAKC; via the coding sequence ATGGAAAATCCAACAGAAACCCACATGAAGGCAGCCAAGAGAATTCTTCGCTATCTTAGAGGCACTCTTGAGTATGGCATGTTTTATTCAGCTTTAGATGAATTCAAATTAATGGGTTATTGTGATAGTGATTATGCTGGGGATATTGACGACAGGAAGAGTACTactggctttattttctttttaggaAATAATGCAATTTCTTGGTGTTCAAAGAAACAACCTATAGTCACTCTTTCAACTTGTGAAGCTGAATATGTTACTGCCACTGCCTGTGCATGTCATGCAATTTGGCTGAAGATACTACTGAAGGAACTTCATTTTGAGCAAGCTGAATCCACCAAGATCATGATGGACAATAAGTCAACGATTGTCCTAGCAAagtgttag